The genomic stretch CGGACGTCTGGAAGGCTCTACATAAGCCACTTTCCACGGCTCAGGACCGATACTGCGCAAAAATGTATACGGGCTCATCGTGCCGGCTCCTTTTTCTACATCGTAAGCCTGCATAAGCACACAGCCCTGACTGGACCAATGCTTTTGCAAGGTTAGAATCATGTCTTGAATATTCATTTCAAGCACCTCCACTTTTCTTTCATAAGTTGACTGCGGCAGCAACCAAAAAACTCCCGTCTCTATGCTTGCCAGCCGCAAACATAGGGACGAGAGTTCTCCCGCGGTTCCACCCTAGTTGCTGAGAACAAAATCCCAGCCTCTTTTTTAAAATTGCTCAAGAATGCCTTTCGTTGCGTGCTCATCCTTAGCTTACACCGCCCTAAGGTCGCTTTCATGAGGTAAACGCAAGTACTTCTTTCTCTCACTGCAACATATTTTATAATAAATGATCATATAAAAAGATGGACCAAATGTCAACTTTTGTTTTCACCCATAAGATGTTTCATGCTTTCCATTTGATCTAAAAAGCGCTTTGATTTTAAATACAATCCCGAATATTCTTCGTAATATAAATCAATCACTTGCTTTAATTCAGCTTTTGTTTCCTCTTTTAAGGACACATTGCCGAGTCTCGACAGATCAAAATAGTAAAAGAGCCTTAACAGCCTTGCCGTTTGCGGTTTAATCGGTATCCTGTAAGGATCTTTTTCAAAACAGCGGTGGCATATAAAACCATTATCACGAACAGAGAAATGAAAGGTTCCGTCTTGGCTTTTACAATGTACACAATGATTCAGCTCAGGATACAGGCCCATGACACCGAGCATCTTCATTTGAACAATGAAGGTGATAACATCCGGATCTGTTCCTTCATTCAACTGTTTTAATGATTCTAATATGAATTCAAATAAATAAGGATTTGGCTTTTTTTCTTCTGTGCCTCTGTCGACTAACTCAGCAACATAGGCAGCATATGCTGTTAAAAACAAGTCTTCCCTGATGCCTCTCATGCTGAGGATCATTTCCCCCTGCTGAAGCGTTCCGAGGCCCGATGTTTTTTGCATTAAGAAAGAACCATACAAAAAGGGCTGGCTGACTGCTGATAAACGGCTGTTCGGTTTTTTGGCGCCTCGTGCCATAACACCTATTTTTCCGTGTTCTCTTGTCAGTAATGTTACGATTTTATTCGTCTCTCCGTAATCATTTGTGCGAAGAACGATCCCTTCACATTTTGTCAGCATTTCCGCACCTTCCTCAAGCAGGAGCGGCCAAGAGGTTTATAAAATTGGATAATCAAATCGGGCTAGCTCATCTTCTAGTTCTTCGGGTCTTTCCATGTTCTCTTTTTCCAGTTCTTTAAAAAGAAGATACGTATCAACATTTCCTGTTTGAGAAAATACGTTCCAGGTAAAATTCAACACAAGAAACCCACCTTTCTGTAGTTAAACTAGCTTACCTAAACTCCAAATTCTTACCTTTATCTTGACCAGATGTCCTCCATTTCATGTTAAACAAAATTTGCTAATGTATCCCTGTTCCTGTGAGATAATGACACACACGGGAAGAGATTAATATTCGTCCTCTTTAAAGCCAAAATCGCGAAGCTGGGACATTTTATTACGCCAGTCTTTCTGCACTTTCACCCACAATTCAAGGTAGACACGGGAGCCCAACAGTGCTTCAATATCCGCTCTCGCTCTTTTTCCAACCTCTTTTAGAAGGCTTCCTTTTTTACCGATCACGATGCCTTTCTGGGAATCCCGCTCGACCACAATCGTTGCCGCTACGTGCACAGAACCGTTGTCCTGCCCTTTGATGGATTCGATGGCCACCGCAATGCTGTGCGGGATTTCTTCTCTCGTCAAATGCAGCACCTTTTCCCTGATTAATTCAGAAATGATAAATCGTTCAGGGTGGTCAGTTACCTGGTCACTCGGATAGAATTGCGGCCCTTCCGGCAAATACGCTTCGATCTGCGCGAGCAAGGTTTCGATGTTATTTCCTTCTAAAGCAGAAATCGGAACAATTTCCTTAAAAGGATAACGTTTGCGGTATTCGTCAATTAGCAGAAGCAATTGGTCGGGATGAATTTTATCAATTTTGTTTACGATTAAGAATACAGGCGTAGACATCGTCTGCAATTTCTCAATGATGAATTCGTCGCCCTTCCCGTAGCCTTCCTCAGCATTGATCATAAACAAGATCAAATCGACTTCTTTTAATGTATTTTGCGCCACTTTCATCATAAAGTCCCCAAGTTTATGCTTAGGTTTATGAATCCCTGGTGTGTCAATAAAAATGGTTTGTGATGTGCCTGTCGTCAGTACTCCTTGCACCTTGTTTCTCGTCGTTTGGGGCTTATCGCTCATGATCGCGATTTTTTGTCCAATGACTCTGTTCAAAAATGTAGATTTTCCTACGTTTGGTCTTCCAATAATGGATACAAATCCTGATTTAAAGCTTTCGTTCGTCATGTAAATCCTCCGATGAAAATGCGCCTGGCAATAATTCTTCCACAGTCATTTCTTTTATTTGTCCTTGTAAATTAGTCAGTACGACAATAACGTCTTTTGTGCAAAGCTCAGAAATCACCTGTCGGCAGGCTCCGCACGGAGATACTGGTCCAGGGGTGTCAGCCGCAACGGCCAGCATCTGAAACTCTGTATCCCCTTCAGAAACAGCTTTAAATAAAGCGGTACGCTCGGCGCAATTGCACATGCTGTATGCCGCGTTCTCAATATTGCAGCCTCTGTACACTTTTCCATCCTTGGTAAGAAGAGCGGCTCCTACTTGGAATTTGGAATACGGCGCATATGCCATATCACGCGCTTTTAAAGCTTCTGTTATTAATTCTTGTCTGTTCATGTGTACATTCCTCTCTTACCTATAATGGTACCGCTATCACTTTATATTTTACATAATCGCGCGCTTTTTTTCACGCCCATTTCTAAAAATGTAAAATAAATGTAAGAATTTTCAGCCATTACAGCTTTGGCAAAAAAATAAGTAAACCAATGATACACGAAATCACGGCAAAAACGCAAACAGCCCCGGCGGCAGCGTCCTTGGCCGCTTTAGCAAGAGGGTGATGTTTGTCAGTTATTAAATCAACCGTATGTTCAATGGCTGTATTTAAAAGTTCAAGCGAAAACATACCACCTATCAAAAGGAATATAATCATCCACTCAATA from Bacillus subtilis subsp. subtilis str. 168 encodes the following:
- the yqzL gene encoding hypothetical protein (Evidence 4: Unknown function but conserved in other organisms) is translated as MLNFTWNVFSQTGNVDTYLLFKELEKENMERPEELEDELARFDYPIL
- the cdd gene encoding cytidine/deoxycytidine deaminase (Evidence 1a: Function from experimental evidences in the studied strain; PubMedId: 2526291, 8157589, 10217788, 11851403, 22720735, 25890046; Product type e : enzyme), which produces MNRQELITEALKARDMAYAPYSKFQVGAALLTKDGKVYRGCNIENAAYSMCNCAERTALFKAVSEGDTEFQMLAVAADTPGPVSPCGACRQVISELCTKDVIVVLTNLQGQIKEMTVEELLPGAFSSEDLHDERKL
- the recO gene encoding DNA double strand break repair and homologous recombination factor (Evidence 1a: Function from experimental evidences in the studied strain; PubMedId: 10323239, 15186413, 16061691, 26001966; Product type f: factor), which gives rise to MLTKCEGIVLRTNDYGETNKIVTLLTREHGKIGVMARGAKKPNSRLSAVSQPFLYGSFLMQKTSGLGTLQQGEMILSMRGIREDLFLTAYAAYVAELVDRGTEEKKPNPYLFEFILESLKQLNEGTDPDVITFIVQMKMLGVMGLYPELNHCVHCKSQDGTFHFSVRDNGFICHRCFEKDPYRIPIKPQTARLLRLFYYFDLSRLGNVSLKEETKAELKQVIDLYYEEYSGLYLKSKRFLDQMESMKHLMGENKS
- the unpK gene encoding undecaprenol kinase (Evidence 2a: Function from experimental evidences in other organisms; PubMedId: 12923107, 17535816, 19935659, 28872301; Product type e: enzyme), with the translated sequence MDSKDHRNELNRFFKSFVHAGRGIWETARTERNFQFHAAAACAVLICGFLVELSIIEWMIIFLLIGGMFSLELLNTAIEHTVDLITDKHHPLAKAAKDAAAGAVCVFAVISCIIGLLIFLPKL
- the era gene encoding maturation of 16S RNA and assembly of 30S ribosomal subunit GTPase (Evidence 1a: Function from experimental evidences in the studied strain; PubMedId: 12399511, 12427945, 12682299, 21646538, 22720735, 27834201, 28132488; Product type e: enzyme) → MTNESFKSGFVSIIGRPNVGKSTFLNRVIGQKIAIMSDKPQTTRNKVQGVLTTGTSQTIFIDTPGIHKPKHKLGDFMMKVAQNTLKEVDLILFMINAEEGYGKGDEFIIEKLQTMSTPVFLIVNKIDKIHPDQLLLLIDEYRKRYPFKEIVPISALEGNNIETLLAQIEAYLPEGPQFYPSDQVTDHPERFIISELIREKVLHLTREEIPHSIAVAIESIKGQDNGSVHVAATIVVERDSQKGIVIGKKGSLLKEVGKRARADIEALLGSRVYLELWVKVQKDWRNKMSQLRDFGFKEDEY